A region from the Aegilops tauschii subsp. strangulata cultivar AL8/78 chromosome 5, Aet v6.0, whole genome shotgun sequence genome encodes:
- the LOC109747553 gene encoding ADP-ribosylation factor-like protein 2, whose product MGLLSIIRKIKRKEKEMRILMVGLDNSGKTTIVLKINGEDTSVISPTLGFNIKTIQYQKYSLNIWDVGGQKTIRSYWRNYFEQTDGLVWVVDSSDVRRLDDCRAELHNLLKEERLAGSSLLVFANKQDIQGALKPDEIAKVLNLEVMNKDRHWKIVGCSAYTGDGLLQGFDWLVQDIASRIYVLD is encoded by the exons ATGGGTCTCCTCAGCATCATCAGAAAAATCAAGCGCAAGGAAAAGGAGATGCGTATTCTCATGGT CGGCCTGGACAACTCGGGTAAGACGACAATTGTGCTCAAGATAAATGGGGAGGACACCAGTGTCATCAGCCCTACTCTTGGCTTTAATATCAAGACCATCCAGTACCAAAA GTACTCACTGAACATATGGGATGTTGGGGGCCAGAAGACCATCCGTTCGTATTGGAGGAACTACTTCGAGCAGACTGACGGTCTAGTTTGGGTGGTGGATAGTTCCGATGTCCGAAGGCTCGATGATTGCCGTGCTGAGCTCCACAATCTTTTGAAAGAAGAG AGACTGGCTGGATCATCGCTGTTAGTTTTCGCAAATAAGCAGGACATTCAAGGCGCTTTGAAGCCTGACGAGATCGCCAAG GTTCTGAATCTTGAAGTGATGAACAAAGACCGGCACTGGAAGATTGTCGGCTGCAGCGCCTACACGGGCGACGGCCTGCTCCAGGGCTTCGACTGGCTGGTTCAGGACATCGCCTCCCGCATCTATGTCCTCGACTGA
- the LOC109747557 gene encoding glycine-rich RNA-binding protein blt801, with protein MAETEYRCFVGGLAWATDDHNLQQAFSQYGEILDAKIINDRETGRSRGFGFVTFGSEESMRQAIEEMNGKELDGRNITVNEAQSRRSGGGGGGGGYGGQRGGGGGYGGGGGGYGGQGGGGYGQGGGGGYGQGGGGYGGQRGGGGYGGGGGGYGGGGGGYGGQRGGGDSGGQWRN; from the exons ATGGCGGAGACGGAGTACCGCTGCTTCGTGGGCGGCCTCGCCTGGGCCACCGACGACCACAACCTCCAGCAGGCCTTCAGCCAGTACGGCGAGATCCTCGACGCCAAG ATCATCAACGACCGCGAGACGGGCAGGTCCCGTGGCTTCGGCTTCGTCACGTTCGGCAGCGAGGAGTCGATGCGCCAGGCCATCGAGGAGATGAACGGCAAGGAGCTCGACGGGCGCAACATCACCGTCAACGAGGCCCAGTCCCGCCGCTCCggcggtgggggcggcggcggcggctacggcggccagcgcggcggtggcggaggctacggcggcggcggcggtggctacgGCGGCCAGGGCGGTGGCGGCTACGGCCAGGGAGGCGGTGGCGGCTACGGCCAGGGCGGTGGTGGCTACGGCGGCCAGCGTGGTGGcggcggctacggcggcggcggcggtggctacggcggcggcggtggcggctacggcggccagcgcggcggcggcgactccgGCGGCCAGTGGAGGAACTGA
- the LOC109747554 gene encoding uncharacterized protein, whose product MSPAATRILLAGARRRGRGLSTSAEPSPSPSLSPSQLPRGKRWDAMVIGGGHNGLAAAAYLARAGRSVAVLERRGVLGGAAVSESDLVPGFRFSRCSYLLSLLRPALIRELELERHGLKLLPRSPSSFTPCLDGRYLLLGPEAELNRSEIGKFSKKDAEAYPRYEEQLEKFCKLMDFVIDSPPPELRQLYHASMVDRMKDKVDKSVFWSKLLGIVMQQGQKDMVNFFDLLLSPASKILNNWFEGDVLKATLATDAVIGTMAGVNTPGSGYVLLHHIMGETGGQRGVWAYVEGGMGSVSSAISKAALEAGVQIVTNAEVSQVMVDENTGKVQGVALVDGTELHSSVVLSNATPYKTFVDLVPANTLPEEFLCAIKTADYSSATTKINVAVNALPQFRCCKNINPEGGPEHMGTIHIGSESMEEIDIAYKEAAGGFSSTRPVIEMTIPSVLDKTISPPGQHVINLFVQYTPYKLSEGSWQDPAVRKSFAERCFSLIDEYAPHFSSSVIGYDMLTPPDLEREFGLTGGNIFHGAMGLDSLFLMRPAKGWSDYRTPVKGLYLCGSGAHPGGGVMGAPGRNAAAVVLDDLKAR is encoded by the exons ATGTCGCCGGCGGCGACGCGCATCCTGCTCGCGGGCGCCCGGCGCCGCGGCCGCGGCCTCTCCACGTCGGCcgagccctccccctccccctccctgtCCCCCTCGCAGCTCCCGAGGGGCAAGCGCTGGGACGCTATGGTGATCGGTGGCGGCCACAACGGGCTCGCGGCCGCGGCCTACCTCGCGCGCGCCGGCCGCTCCGTCGCCGTTCTGGAGCGGCGGGGCGTCCTCGGCGGCGCCGCCGTGTCCGAGTCGGACCTCGTCCCCGGCTTCCGCTTCTCCCGCTGCAGCTACCTCCTCAGCCTCCTCCGCCCCGCCCTCATCCG GGAGCTGGAGCTGGAGAGGCACGGGCTGAAGCTCCTGCCGCGGAGCCCGTCGTCCTTCACGCCGTGCCTCGACGGCCGGTACCTGCTTCTCGGCCCGGAAGCGGAGCTGAACCGCTCCGAGATCGGCAAGTTCTCCAAGAAAGATGCAGAGGCATACCCGAG GTACGAGGAGCAGCTAGAGAAGTTCTGCAAGCTCATGGACTTCGTCATAGACTCGCCTCCCCCGGAGCTGAGGCAGCTGTACCATGCTTCCATGGTTGACAGGATGAAGGATAAGGTCGACAAGTCAGTGTTCTGGAGCAAGCTTCTTGGCATTGTGATGCAACAGGGGCAAAAGGACATGGT GAACTTCTTCGACCTTCTTCTGTCGCCAGCATCAAAGATCTTGAATAACTGGTTTGAG GGTGATGTATTGAAGGCGACCCTGGCGACTGATGCTGTGATAGGTACTATG GCTGGTGTGAACACTCCAGGATCAGGATATGTTCTCCTGCACCACATCATGGGGGAAACTGGTGGTCAACGTGGTGTTTGGGC GTATGTCGAAGGTGGTATGGGTTCAGTCTCATCAGCTATAAGCAAAGCAGCCCTCGAAGCAGGCGTGCAAATTGTAACAAATGCTGAG GTTTCGCAAGTAATGGTCGATGAAAATACTGGAAAGGTGCAAGGG GTTGCTTTGGTTGATGGAACCGAGTTGCACTCATCAGTTGTTTTATCAAATGCCACACCATATAAAACATTTGTG GACCTTGTGCCTGCCAATACTCTTCCAGAGGAGTTCCTCTGTGCCATCAAGACAGCAGATTATAGCTCC GCAACAACGAAGATCAACGTTGCTGTTAATGCGCTGCCACAGTTTCGCTGTTGCAAAAACATCAACCCTGAAGGTGGCCCGGAGCACATGGGCACCATACACATTGGATCTGAAAG CATGGAGGAAATCGATATAGCATACAAGGAAGCTGCAGGCGGCTTCTCATCCACAAGGCCTGTTATAGAAATGACAATTCCTTCAGTCTTAGATAAGACCATCTCTCCACCAG GTCAGCATGTTATTAATCTGTTTGTTCAGTACACACCCTACAAACTGTCAGAAGGCAGTTGGCAGGATCCGGCTGTTAGA AAATCATTTGCTGAGAGATGCTTTTCCTTGATCGATGAGTATGCACCGCACTTTAGCTCATCAGTGATAGGCTATGACATGCTGACTCCACCTGATCTTGAAAGGGAGTTTGGCCTAACAG GTGGCAACATCTTTCATGGCGCGATGGGCTTGGATTCCCTCTTCCTGATGAGGCCTGCTAAGGGATG GTCAGATTACAGAACCCCTGTGAAGGGGCTGTACCTCTGCGGCAGCGGTGCGCACCCAGGCGGCGGGGTGATGGGTGCCCCGGGCCGCAATGCTGCTGCCGTGGTTTTGGATGATCTCAAGGCAAGATAG